TTTCCAAAAACATCTCGCGTTTGAAACGAAACGAATATTGCTGGAATAATGAAAGGTCAGGGTCAATATTTTGATTTGCACTTTCGGTCTGACACATCGCATTCCAGTCAAACGTTAGTCATCGAAAACGCCTGCTTTCTCTGTTAGATGTCATGAAATCTAATGATAGCTACAGGACAATATCTGTTAGTATACCTTAGCTCACTATGAACACAGTCAGTtcctttaaattttttatattatcatcattttattttaatattaatattttatatttgttattattattattatttgaatttatgcTTTGCTATTCTAACAATAACTTAATTAACTATAGTATTTTGCTGAGACTATGGCTAGCATAGTCAATTTtgttgtatataaaataatatttatttttacgtaAATATGCCCCTCCCTTTACCCGATTGCAGCcagaatataaaactaaaaatatagacATTATCATATGAATCCAAATCCACCTAAATCATTTTCTAAACCATTTTGAAACAATATTAATCATTctgaaactaaattaaattttcgTTGGTTACAGTGTAGCATGCTGAAGCGATAAACATCAAACTCTGGTTTAATATTGGTTACTTCCTAAACTAATTACAAACGTTTGAACATAAAAGTAAAAGTCAAGACCCAAAAATGGTTCATCGGTATGatgtaggaatatatatatatatatatatatatatatatatatatatatatatatatatatatatatatatatatatatatatatatatatatatatatatatatatattatagataataattggcccagtttttttttttctgtcacacttttgctgttgtttaatatttactaagtattagttaatatttataattttagttaTATATTCAGGGGTATATTCAGTATATtcagttaattaaaaatgtttatatatattttgatatgttttgttaacttttatatgataaatcatttttataatatgtCACGTCTTCACATGGTATCCAATGTAAAATCTGGGTCTTGAAGCAAAACAAGTCACTCCAGGTGGTTTCAAGGCTTCCACCTCATATACCTCAAAGTGACTAAATAATTGCCCATATTTCAAGTCTGAcaacgtgtttttttttcttttttctatattTAGTTGGAGTTTTGTGTGGGCTGAGATTGATATTTTCCAACCAGCCTTGACAGTGGATACAGAACGTACGCAAGCTTCTTCATCttgtgtataataatataaaataatattgtattacattatagaatgtaataatatatgtgattgttgattgtatttttgaaattaattgttaATGGTAATACTAAAAGGTACATTGTCTTAAATGACTCAGCAGCAAAGTGGCCCAAATATCtatagcatcacttgctcagtaTAAACGTTGACACTGCTTtctctaaataatattttagatttcttTCCTCTTACATATGTGACATAGACAGCTGTATGGCTCATAGTTATTTATAAAGTCCCAGTTAACTCAGTGCTACCTTCACACTGCCCTCACCCTGGTACACACACCACAGCACTGTGTACGTGTTTACATCGGCTGTCCATAGTGACGGACTCCCGCCCAAAAGACTTTCGTCACAGACAGTCAAAGTAGGGAAAGCCAGGATTCCCAACCCCATCGCAGGCTGTGATCTCATTTTTCTCTCCAGCAGACCTCTTGCATTTTGTTCTTACGGTCTTTTATGCAAACAGCATGTAGGGTGGGAGCAAATACCTATCATTCCCCACAAAAGCAGAAATGCCTTACGTAATTCATAAGGAAACCAAATTGAATCACACTTGGATCGTAATACATGTCAAGCATATTTAGCGAGGACTTCCTCTTTTTGGAGGCGTACCTTTTCCTGTCTTCAGTTTTTGGTTTCCATTTAGAATGAAACTTCTTTTTATGGTAATGCAAATTACGCTCTCTACTATGCACTTCCTGTAGATGTGAAAGTATATTGCAACATGTTCTGTGACTAAGGaagttttatacaaaaaaattttttctctcatttcacATTCTCTACCTCAGGCAAACCTCATTTTCATAATTCATTTCCTATTCCCAACTTCTTCAATTTGCTGTAAATTCAAAGAACTGGATTAATTGGGACATTTGACTTCTTACTGGCATGTGGAACATAATTTGCTCTAATTTCtggtattttatttcaagcaggGAATTGAAGCAGCACAGGCCTCCTATAAAACCCAATGCACTTAGTCTTAAAGAGCCACGTAATATATAAGAAGTCACATGACTGCCTGTAAAGTATGTAGCTCTGAATGATAGAAACATTATATGGTGAGCACAGAGCTGCACGAGAGGCTTCATCCAATCGGCTTGCTAAATTGAGATGACATCATCTGACTGCTCTGTGGTGTGACTACAGTAGGCATCATTGCAGCATAGGATTAATAGTTGATGATAATCCCTTgagatcagccaatcagattgcaGGAAAACCAACAACACAATGCAGGACTGAAGCCAGATCCCTGTGCCTGGCCTTACCTGTGATAATAGTATCACAGGTAAAATTATGTAAAGGATGAAGATTTCTAACAACATCGTGATATTTGTTTCTAAAAATGCTTATTCATAATTTTCGGAGCACAATACAGTTCTATATACTGTAGactatttttcattaatttggtAGAATATTAACTTGCATGAGCTCATGTGATGATGAGTTCATTGTGTGCAGTCTGACATCATGATGAGTCAGAGAGTAACAGGACTCTGGAAATGCAGGTAAAGGCAGATGAGTCATAGATCAGCAGCAAAACAAAACCGCCCTGTCCCAGCTTTTcctgattattatttaaaagacaaATTCTCATTCACAgtctctttttatatttttttattaattcttttgtAATGTCACTTAAGCTAGCCCATGCTATTATTATGTCGTGGAAGACTGTCATCTTATAAagccaggggttttcaaactagTGTCCGGGAATACCCAGGGGGCCACAAGATGGTCTGTGGAAATATTTAgagacaaaatgttttaaatattttaaaactaaataaaggaaaaaaaaagaatgaaatttttttttgtttaaaataaaataaattagtaaataaatagataatgcATCTAACAGTACAGTGCTATAatgaatataaagaatataatgtctaaaatagaaaagaaatattttttaataataattgggTCCCATGCACAAGGTTGATCACATTTAGAGTGCCGTGGCATCTAAAAGATTAAAAACCCTGTTATAAACCTGTTAAATAAGTCATGTTTTTAACAACCAATGTTCTTCATTAACAGtattcacattttatataatatttgtttacacATTGCACTCACTACGTTCATAGCATGAttatttaaaggtgaagtgtgctaTTTCTGCAACACACAAACAGATGTCAAACACTCACCCCATTCTTAAATATCtggttatattctttgtctggcACTGTTATAAAAGCATACAAGTTATATAAATGTTTGAGTATTTTGTAcacatgacaataataataagttaaagCCCTTTAGAGAGCACTTTATAATCCAAAATTGCTTAGTCCTGCACTATTATGTAGGCTAATATTGGCTAACCGAGATAATGTTATTCAAACTTTACAATGATTACAAGAAGATATTTCCCTTATATTCCTGTACTTGGTGTAAACAGTTTCAGTAAAAAGGTCATGGGACAGTAACCAAAGACCCGTGTCATGTAATGAAGGGGAATTTCCTGTTTGCTGATACACAACAAAAAGCATGCTGAGCACGGAGCGAGTCATGTGACTTGAGGTGCTTTCATGTGGTATTTGCAATATGGAAAACACCCACATAATTATTCAGCATTTTCAGGCGGCTTATGCAACAATGAGCCCATTCTTGCTGTTTCCTCATATATAGCTCAtcccttgtcaaaaaaaaaaaaagtacatgtcAAAAATATGACCCATGCAGTTTCAGCTGTCTAATCTACTTCATAATTATTTTACGTCATGTTTCTATAAACTTTGATTTTCTGATCTCATTTTCCTGTACACTTGGCTGGTGTGTAGGTATCTGTTGTGGTATTAGCCACAAACTGACCCACACAGCTGCCCGAACGATGCCTCAAACTGATGTAATTCACTTGTTTACTCCATAGGCTTGTGCTTAGCACTGTGTCTGGTACAAGACTTGCTGACCTCAGTTCCTGACTGTATCCTGCAGATGCTTtcttatccaaagcaatttactgTACACTTACTATAGTGACAGTCAACTCTGCATGaaaagagatagttcactcaaaaatgaaattctataatttttttcatttttgggtgaactatttctttatcaGCTCAGATTCTACCATATCCCTAAACTCTAGATGACTGTAAAGGTCTTAATTTggctgtaaaattaaaatgtcatatattactaattaattaaattagtatTAAATTACAAATGGAACAAAATGCACACAGTACTATTACTGATCAGAAATTTGGtttcattaagttttttttattaaaaataatatttgtattaaaaatgatgcattaaattgattaaaggtgacatttagactttttttttgaatttctatttcaaatagatgTTCTTTTTTCATTAAACAATCCTGAAAACACCAGATAAGAATGTACTTAGagattacaatgatttctgaaggatcacgtgatgctgaagactggagtaatgattgctgaaaattcccacaaatacatattaaaatatattcaaatggaaaacttttaaattgcaataattttttttttttttttatcaaataaagccttggcataaaaaataaagacattcatTATTTTGTGAccataaaattatgaaaattatacaaatacagtCACAAACTAAACTGACAAATCATAAGATTATGCAATGTCGCGATTTTAACAAATAGCTATTCAttcttaatgtattaattaatttctttccaaTACATCAAAAGGTGACATTTAGTCTTATCCACAAAGGAGAAAAGTTTTTTGGGGGTGAAAAGCAAGTATTTCGTTAATAGGGTTGTGTTTTGTGCAGTAGCATTTGTCATATGCTTCCCACATGTTCAGGAATCTATTCTGTCAGATATTACTTAATTTCTTCCCGATTTTATTTCTGTAGAAAATTTGTTTGTGACTAAAAGTTGTTCAGTTCCTATGAGCTTGATTGTAGATATGTGCTGCCCTCTAGAGTAACCTGGGAGAATTTTATTTCAAGGAAGAATCAAAATAATTGTCCTCTAGCTTTCTTTTATTGCAAGAAAGCAGCCAGTTGGTTCAATAATGCTTCATTTTAAAAAGCCAAAACAACAAACAGAGTTTTCTAgtcaaataatgcataattttttattaataatattattactcaCAGTATTTATTAACATTCATGGGTCATTTTACAAAAGGAGAAGTATACTACAACCTGCAGagtttgtaaaacaaaaacaagtccAATAATTCTCCTTAATTAGTAGAACCaagtaaatatgaattaaaatactcccaatatgtattatttatatcagTAGCAGTGCAATCATCATGCATTGTTACCGTTGCAGAGGTGAGCATGTCCGTGTCTTGGTCCTGGAGAGCGTCCAGCAACATCAGATTCAGAGATATCGTATATAAAATGTCCATAATTCACCCTTTAAAGTCAACCCTGCAGATGTGAATGCATGGAGAATCATTATGTATGTATTATCTTCTATGCTAGCCGTGGCGTGACAAGTTATGTTATGCTacagggattaaaaaaataaatagaatgtaGTAGAGTTTATTATAgcatgtaaaaatgttagcatgCCTGGTTGGGACAAGGTTTACAAACAGGACAGCTAGCAGATCATGTGGAAGCAGCTCATACAGAATGCCTGAACTCCATTAGACACTCTTCTCTCAGAACAGCAGCGAGGTTGTTTCCCCTGGGTTGATTTTAGGGTGTGCGAGGAGAACAATTCTGTGCTGTACAGCATGAGAGTTTCTTTAAAGTAGAGGAATTCCGCTTTCACAAGTTTTCACAATCTTGCTCAGTCCTGTGCTTAATTCTGAAGTTCCTGAGGCGTGCTGAACGTTTCGTACACGTTGGCGGCAAACTCTTTCACCTGGTCTACCAATAAGAGATcctaaaaacaagaaagaaagccAATATTGATGTGTGGGAGCAGCTTTTATACCACAAGAAAGTCAAAATGTGTCGATGCATATGAATGTTCTCACTTGGACAAAATGACTGGGTATTTCACTGCATATTGAATGTATCTGTCCGTTGATGATGGGAATGATTTTGGCTAGTGGGAGGCTTACATGTGATAGTCTGGAAGAAAAGCACGTAAAAAAACAGGAATTATTTGTACATCACCAATATTGTTCGCGAACTCGAAATTTACTGACCTTAGGAAAGTTATAAAATGGCTTAAATGTTGCTTaattgtccaaatactttttggggtcACTGTACGAAccttcctgaaaaaaatgtatttgtgtacacTGACCGGTCAGGTGTGCTGGAAGGGTTGGAGTCCCCCTGTGGGGGTCGGAAAAACTCTGACATGTTGTCTAGGAATCGGATAAAGCCTCGGCTCAAGCAAGTACAGAGTACAGTAGTGAAGTCTGGACTGAAAAAAAACCCCTGTAATTAGTACATATCTAAACTACTGATTTCAACCAATTTGGTctcatcttcttctttttttttaaatgctctctGAATCCAGAATTGTGTTTTTCATACAAAAGCTCATAAAGTTATAGAATTCCTTTAAAAAGGAACTAGGTTTACACAGGTGCCTTGATTTCCCCTCACCTTTCAAGTATATCTCTTGTTTCATTCAGCAGCTTGATTGTTGTGACATCATTCTCTGTGAGACCACAAGcctaaaaaatattacacaaatatatattatttttttcaggattctagaTGTATAGAAAGTTATTAACAACATATATTGGATTACAGATTATAGATATAATCCATTGCAACATtttacatgtctttactgtcacttttaatcaatttaatgtgttcttgctaaaaaaaaaaaaaattggtagtgTATCatgaatcaaaatattatttatgtatactttatattatataagtatagCTGTATGCATATAATTGAAGCTATACATTAATAAAtcttattcagaaaaaaaaaccccGAATAAATGATACATCTCTACCTGCGAGGCTAGTGTGTCCTCTTCATCAGGCATCATGTACCATGAAAGACTTTTGTGTTTAGAGGAAGCACAGCCCTCCTCCACTAACTGTCTGATCTGAGTGAACTGTTCCTCCAACTCTTGTAGGGACAAACTCTGCTTCAGAGGCACCCTGAGGAGACATGGACTTTCCGGCTAAATATACAGGAAGACTGATACAACACAATAGCTGCAATGGCAAATAAAGCCATGAGAATGGGATGAGTAGATTAAAATTCATTCATCATCTACTCAGTCAGTCAACGTACGGTCCAAGAACTTCCTGGACAGCTTTCTTCACCACTGTTATCAGCTCAATGAGccctgacaaaaacaaaaactgaagatCAGCATCAATTATAGGGGAAATGCATTGTATTTTCAGGGCTTGCATTTTCAGGGGCATTTATTTAAGCTgtgaatatgtggaagatttttattggtggGATTTTGCTCAATCAAGTATGATCAAGATGAATCTAGTCATACTTATACATACGTGTTTTATTCCATTAGAATCatatagcctttgtgtgaaaggaatgtgcctatgtctgcaaaaaacatcctgaccaccacttttctttaccatagcaagtctcaggaaacatctggaaaaacatgcaatgggTCTCTTCTCTTTACCATAGctcctccctagggagggatcaaaattgcaagcataaggaaaagtttgactatttggaaacgccctgtatagggtataaaatgagatgcaacctagcattcgacagaacttcttgcaacaagctctcgactttgttttgcttaaaataaagtcttttcttctgaaagaaaaatccctgactgagtttgatccttgggagaaccggcaaaatacaccacaaatatttcaacaaaaattcaataatacattttcaccTTGCAGAGTTTACTTCCCAAATCTTCCATCTGTTTAAAAATATGATGTATAATATTTGTTATGACATATAACACTTAACTCTTAAACTCTTAAATCAGCTTTTCCACAAATACATACTTGCCCTGATAATCAAATCTTCTTCATACCGCTTGCTCCAGTTCTGCAAATCAGTTTTTGGGTATGAATGATGACTTGCTTCATCAACACCTGCTTGCACCACCTTCTGGTGAGTGACTAACAGCAGATGGAGTTCATGCATCAGTCCTCTATTGCTATACCTGCAGTTCCTGGATCTACAATGCTGAAATTTGTGCCGAATTTGAAacactgaatttgtggaagcaaataaagtgaaataatattatacatcGTATTTTTAAACCGATTCAATATTTCGGAGGTGAATTCTGGAAGGCGAATATGAATTTCGgaatttttaattatgaaaatgtgttaaatattttgaattgaaatattcacagcttaaatAAATAGCTATGTTAAATTTCATCCCCTAAAATGCAAGCCCTGAAAATACAACATATAAAAAATGCAAGAACTGTCAATGCAgtgcattattttttcagttggtgcaattcaacatgcttttttgtttcaaagacatttgtcattatttttcctTCATATAATAATCTCTTAAACAGAAGATTAAACTCTAATGCAGATTAAATGCTCTTATACAGATTTGACATTGTCCTCACCTTCTCCAAGAAGGTGCTGGATACTTGACAGATATTGTTGTTGAACATCAGGAGGGGCCAAGGGGGTCTAAAGTAGCAGTATAAGAGAAATGAAGTAACATTTAAATGCTGTAACATGGTAAAATCAAGATGCTTTGCACCAAGCCCTGAAATACCATTCCATTCTTTGTCACAGAGTTGTCCAGGTACAAGTAGCCACCAATTATGTTGAGCTGAACTCTGAGTAACACCACCAGCATGCAAGTGCTGTAAACCGCCACAATGCTTCGGGTAAAACCTAGAGAGTAGAAATCATTATATGAGAAGAGGAATAGATCAGAGTTTGATTAAAGTCAACTTGAATTTTATGTTTgtaacccattttacttccataatctgACATATTATTGTGATACAGGACATTCAACTAAAAATTGCAGGACGGGAATCAAGTTGGTGTTGCCTTAATAACTATTTGGTCATTGCAaccaataatgttttattatcaattctgaaaacattcatgctgcttaatatgtttgtggaaactatgattatttttttcaggattctttgattaatagagttcaaaagaactgaatttattttaaatatacagattttgtaacaatgttaatttttttaaattattatgttaAAGCCTTTACTATCTGCCCTTACATTCTTTCCGAATAATATTCattcttgtatatatatatatatatataaaaaaaactacattgaaTTGCCTTCAATTAGCTAAGAAATTGTTTTGCAGATTGTTACAGATTGCAAAGACAAACCATTTATTCTTAAGAACTGATTTAAAGTTCACAATAACACTAGGAAtctgcattaagaaagtaaacacCCGAGTAAGTaaaatttgatttcatgttgactttaatccAATGCATCCATaatattaccaaaaataaaaaataaaattcttcaaCTCACTAATAATCTTTAGATCCTCCCAGATTTCAAGTTTATTAGCTGGCCTGTGTAGGAAGACATGATCACTTATGTcagttaagtttatttattttgtaattaggtCTGTTCGATAAATCGCATGCAATagttaatgcgcatcttgtcagtaaagctggctctgtaatcagcagtaaatctacATCACTTGCGcactttcacatggagcagcattaaaggggtcatatcatgcttttttaaagatcattattttgtgtatttggtgccacagaatatgttgacatgctttaatgtacaaaaaatatGTTCCTAtgttcacgaaacggtcgtccataaaatgtgttgctgttctgttgtaagtaatcttaaagattgctaaatgcatctattttcaaaaggccaaataaagtgcttttgctttgacctagatacacacagcatctccctgacatgactgcttcaacactagcTGCGGTTATTGAAACCAcgctttctttctttgcgtgaacatttgggcgccattacgcaaatatttccacatagtgatgtagacatgtggggccgtgtttgaacgagccgttttagggagGTGTGAAAGAgtcttaaatttgataaagaatatctctttggatttgagactttagtctttgcaacttgacagatctttttcatgcaccaagagcttgtgactccaaagagaaaggaaaaattgaaaatcGCATCATACGATCCCTTTTACTACATAGAGCTCACTGTCTAGCTGCGCAAAAACACGATCATATTTTGTGCATGTTTGGCACAGCTTTTCAGTGAACAACGACTCTGTGAAGTTAATTCTGCTCCATGTGAAAAcacgcaggtgatggagatttactgctgattacagaacaggctttactgacaagatgctcattaaatatcacatgcaatttatcatgcagccctatttGTAATGTAGATAATCATCTATAATTTACACGACTGACTCACTTAGTTTTCAGCAAAGCGGTGAGGTTCTCTGAGTTCAGGTGATGTACGATTGTCTCTCTGAGAGTAGGGAGCATTGATAAcactaaatacaaaaaataaaaaaacacaacttacaTCACTTTCACAACATTTATTACTTGATTATATCATTCGGTTTATTTTTACCTGTCATGTTACATGTCCTCTGGTTGCTTTCAAAATGAAACTGTCTGCGAGCTTGGGCAATGTACTCAGCTGCCTCTCGCTCCTGCATCTCCTGAATTTTTCTTTGTGCATATTTACCAAGCAGATAGACACCTGGGCATGAAGTTtgagaaaacattacaatataatatacatcTTAAGAAACTGACATGCAATATGTCagatatattcaattatataaatatgtatgctGGCTAAAAGTATCAGGGTAAGGTCCATATCAACTTTCTTTTACTGTGCCAGTAGAAAAACTAGGTGACAGGTGAACTGAGATTGATTAGGTGGATGTGGAAATAAGATCTAATGCTTggcaacactgtaaaa
The Carassius auratus strain Wakin chromosome 31, ASM336829v1, whole genome shotgun sequence DNA segment above includes these coding regions:
- the LOC113051052 gene encoding peroxisomal biogenesis factor 3-like, with amino-acid sequence MLSSTWNFIKRHKRKFIFAGVFVGGVYLLGKYAQRKIQEMQEREAAEYIAQARRQFHFESNQRTCNMTVLSMLPTLRETIVHHLNSENLTALLKTKPANKLEIWEDLKIISFTRSIVAVYSTCMLVVLLRVQLNIIGGYLYLDNSVTKNGMTPLAPPDVQQQYLSSIQHLLGEGLIELITVVKKAVQEVLGPVPLKQSLSLQELEEQFTQIRQLVEEGCASSKHKSLSWYMMPDEEDTLASQACGLTENDVTTIKLLNETRDILESPDFTTVLCTCLSRGFIRFLDNMSEFFRPPQGDSNPSSTPDRLSHVSLPLAKIIPIINGQIHSICSEIPSHFVQDLLLVDQVKEFAANVYETFSTPQELQN